In Streptomyces sp. 840.1, one DNA window encodes the following:
- a CDS encoding transcriptional regulator — MAARPLVARQPNERLQALIQEAGCSNAGLARRVNMVGAERGLDLRYDKTSVARWLRGQQPRGRAPGIIAEALGRKLGRTVTIDEIGMANGKNLASGVGLQFAPTVIGAIEQVCELWRSDVGRRDFLTGSAVASSALVEPSRDWLISGADPQVARAAGARVGMPDVEAVRAMTAALVDLDHRFGSGHVRPVLVHYLNSVVSGLLSGAYRESTGRQLFAAVARLTELAGYMAIDTGQPGLAQRYYIQALRLAQAAGDRAYGGYVLAASMSHLAAQLGNPREIAQLARAAQEGARGRVTPRAEAMFYAAEARGHALLGDAGTCQSVAGLAQAALERADPDSGDDPDWIAHFDHAYLADELAHCHRDLGQSEAAARRAKESLDGHPESRARRRGIGLALLATAQVQMREVEQACHTGTRAMELLGSVRSSRGAEYLEDLQQRLVPYGDEPAVREFGARLELQAA; from the coding sequence ATGGCAGCCAGGCCTCTCGTCGCACGTCAGCCGAACGAACGGCTGCAGGCGCTCATTCAGGAAGCCGGATGTTCCAACGCGGGCCTGGCCCGCCGCGTCAACATGGTCGGTGCCGAACGCGGCCTCGACCTCCGGTACGACAAGACCTCGGTGGCCCGCTGGCTGCGCGGACAGCAGCCACGCGGCAGGGCGCCGGGGATCATCGCCGAGGCTCTCGGCCGCAAGTTGGGCCGTACCGTCACGATCGACGAGATCGGGATGGCCAACGGCAAGAACCTCGCCTCCGGTGTGGGGCTGCAGTTCGCCCCCACGGTCATCGGGGCGATCGAGCAGGTCTGCGAGCTGTGGCGCAGCGACGTCGGCCGCCGCGACTTCCTCACCGGCTCGGCGGTGGCCTCCTCGGCGCTGGTCGAACCCAGCCGGGACTGGCTGATCAGCGGCGCCGACCCACAGGTCGCACGGGCGGCCGGGGCCCGGGTCGGGATGCCGGACGTGGAGGCGGTGCGGGCGATGACGGCCGCGCTGGTCGACCTCGACCACCGGTTCGGCAGCGGACATGTGCGGCCGGTCCTGGTGCACTACCTCAACAGCGTTGTCTCCGGGCTGCTTTCGGGCGCGTACCGCGAATCGACCGGGCGGCAGCTGTTCGCGGCGGTCGCGCGGCTCACCGAACTCGCCGGATACATGGCCATCGACACCGGCCAGCCGGGCCTCGCCCAGCGCTACTACATCCAGGCGCTGCGCCTGGCCCAGGCGGCCGGCGACCGCGCCTACGGCGGCTATGTGCTGGCCGCCTCGATGAGCCATCTCGCGGCCCAGCTCGGCAATCCGCGCGAGATCGCCCAACTGGCCAGGGCGGCGCAGGAGGGCGCGCGCGGCCGGGTCACACCGAGGGCGGAGGCGATGTTCTACGCCGCCGAGGCACGCGGCCACGCCCTCCTCGGGGACGCCGGGACCTGTCAGTCGGTCGCGGGGCTCGCGCAGGCGGCCCTGGAGCGCGCCGACCCGGACAGCGGTGACGACCCGGACTGGATCGCCCACTTCGACCACGCCTACCTGGCCGACGAACTGGCGCACTGCCACCGGGATCTCGGCCAGTCGGAGGCCGCCGCGCGCCGGGCGAAGGAGTCCCTGGACGGCCACCCGGAGTCGAGGGCCCGCCGCCGCGGCATCGGCCTGGCGCTGCTGGCCACGGCACAGGTGCAGATGCGCGAGGTCGAGCAGGCCTGCCACACCGGGACGCGCGCGATGGAGCTGCTGGGCTCGGTGCGCTCCAGCCGGGGCGCGGAGTACCTGGAGGACCTCCAGCAGCGGCTGGTGCCGTACGGGGACGAGCCCGCGGTACGGGAGTTCGGGGCCCGTCTGGAGCTCCAGGCGGCGTGA
- a CDS encoding bifunctional DNA primase/polymerase has translation MEAAQVPQQRAEPLLDAAVRYAEERHWDVCPGTWLEPAEGAERCSCGESRCAVPGAHPTRADWAGLATGSGAAARRMWERQPRASILLPTGRAFDAIDVPESAGFLALARMERLSLPLGPVTRGPDRRMQFFVLPGAAAKADALVRRLGWSAAAIELRGCGEGQYVTAPPTRVGGSGVVQWVRRPTTANRWLPEVEELISPLAYACGREAADARTRLS, from the coding sequence ATGGAAGCCGCACAGGTCCCCCAGCAGCGTGCCGAGCCGCTGCTCGACGCCGCCGTGCGGTACGCGGAGGAGCGGCACTGGGACGTGTGCCCCGGCACCTGGCTGGAGCCGGCCGAGGGGGCGGAACGGTGCTCGTGCGGCGAGAGCCGGTGCGCGGTTCCCGGCGCGCATCCCACCCGGGCCGACTGGGCGGGACTGGCCACCGGCAGCGGTGCGGCGGCCCGCCGGATGTGGGAGCGGCAGCCTCGGGCGTCCATCCTGTTGCCGACCGGCCGCGCCTTCGACGCGATCGACGTACCGGAGTCGGCGGGGTTCCTCGCACTCGCCCGGATGGAGCGCCTGAGCCTGCCGCTCGGCCCGGTCACCCGTGGCCCCGACCGGCGGATGCAGTTCTTCGTCCTGCCGGGCGCCGCCGCCAAGGCCGACGCACTGGTGCGGCGGCTGGGCTGGAGCGCCGCCGCGATCGAACTGCGCGGCTGCGGCGAGGGCCAGTACGTGACGGCCCCGCCGACCCGGGTCGGCGGCAGCGGCGTGGTGCAGTGGGTGCGCCGCCCCACCACCGCCAACCGCTGGCTGCCCGAGGTGGAGGAGCTGATCAGCCCGCTCGCGTACGCCTGCGGCCGGGAAGCTGCTGACGCACGGACCCGCCTTTCGTAG
- a CDS encoding ABC transporter ATP-binding protein: MPDRHESDRTEQAAEADTSRVTPPAVRVEGLWKRFGEQTAVAGIDLELPAGKFIGLVGPNGAGKTTTLSMVTGLLRPDMGRIEVGGRDVWRDPVEVKSRIGVLPEGLRLFERLSGRELLGYTGRLRGLPGPETDSRATQLLDVLDLAGAQHKLVVDYSTGMRKKIGLAAALLHNPEVLFLDEPFEGVDPVSAQTIRGVLERYTRSGATVIFSSHVMELVESLCDWVAVMAAGTIRSQGTLAQVRGDAPSLQDAFLELVGAGGRDGGATLDWLGGAR, from the coding sequence ATGCCGGACCGGCACGAGAGCGACAGGACAGAGCAGGCGGCCGAAGCGGACACCTCGCGGGTGACACCACCCGCCGTGCGCGTGGAGGGACTCTGGAAACGGTTCGGCGAGCAGACGGCGGTGGCCGGAATCGATCTGGAGCTGCCCGCAGGGAAGTTCATCGGTCTGGTCGGGCCCAACGGCGCGGGCAAGACCACCACCCTGTCGATGGTCACCGGGCTGCTCCGGCCCGACATGGGCCGGATCGAGGTCGGCGGGCGGGACGTCTGGCGCGATCCGGTCGAGGTGAAGTCCCGGATCGGGGTGCTGCCCGAGGGCCTGCGGCTCTTCGAGCGCCTCTCGGGACGCGAACTGCTCGGCTACACCGGCCGGCTGCGCGGACTGCCGGGGCCCGAGACGGACAGCCGCGCCACCCAGCTGCTGGACGTACTGGACCTGGCGGGCGCCCAGCACAAGCTGGTCGTCGACTACTCGACCGGCATGCGGAAGAAGATCGGGCTCGCGGCGGCGCTGCTGCACAACCCCGAAGTGCTCTTCCTGGACGAGCCGTTCGAGGGCGTCGACCCGGTGTCGGCGCAGACCATCCGCGGCGTCCTCGAGCGCTACACCCGCTCCGGGGCGACCGTCATCTTCTCCAGCCACGTGATGGAGCTCGTCGAGTCGCTCTGCGACTGGGTGGCCGTCATGGCGGCCGGCACCATCCGGTCCCAGGGCACCCTGGCGCAGGTGCGCGGCGACGCGCCCTCGCTCCAGGACGCGTTCCTGGAGCTCGTCGGCGCGGGCGGCCGCGACGGCGGCGCCACCCTGGACTGGCTGGGCGGCGCCCGATGA
- a CDS encoding transporter, whose translation MSVLDTPAGSGPRTGGTEGTALIPVFVRLKLTLLRNGLRQSSGRRAAYITSVVVTLLIAAGQLIALIALRGNAHAESLVVLLAAVLALGWAVMPLFFSAGDETLDPSRLVMLPLRPRPLIAALLTASLVGIGPLFTLCLAAGSVIALAHGAGAVVFAVLAAPLTLLVCVALARAVATANSRLLTSRKGRDLAVLSGLVIAVGIQAVNFGAQRLGRAGGLSALDPAAEVVRWVPPASAIGSVHSASQGSYGRAAVQLLLSAAALALLVWWWQRSLVKLMTAPDGSTLAAAEPARTKSGSRGSGVWALLPEGRTGTVMQRSLRYVARDPKTKAAWVTALAIGLIVPLLNALQGTGSVYFACFAAGMLGIQMYNQFGQDTSAFWMVALTISSTRDAYLELRARSLALLLITLPYTVLVTVLTCALLGDWEQLPGVMGLSFALLGAMLATGAVASANLPYSIPQDGAFKNVAPGQAGLAWMSIFGGMVSAALLCSPVIAATIWLRVAGAQEWLWVLLPAGGVYGALIAWAGLRVAAPRTANRLPEILAAVSKG comes from the coding sequence ATGAGCGTGCTCGACACCCCGGCGGGGTCGGGGCCCCGGACGGGCGGCACGGAGGGCACGGCCCTGATCCCCGTCTTCGTACGGCTCAAGCTGACGCTGCTGCGCAACGGGCTGCGGCAGTCCTCCGGGCGGCGGGCCGCGTACATCACGTCCGTCGTCGTCACCCTGCTGATCGCCGCCGGCCAGCTCATCGCGCTGATCGCGCTGCGCGGCAACGCCCACGCGGAATCGCTCGTGGTGCTGCTGGCCGCGGTCCTGGCGCTCGGCTGGGCCGTGATGCCGCTGTTCTTCTCCGCCGGGGACGAGACCCTCGACCCGAGCCGCCTCGTGATGCTGCCGCTGCGGCCGAGGCCGCTGATCGCCGCACTGCTGACGGCCTCGCTGGTCGGCATCGGGCCCCTGTTCACGCTCTGCCTGGCGGCCGGTTCGGTGATCGCGCTGGCCCACGGGGCGGGCGCGGTGGTGTTCGCGGTCCTGGCCGCCCCGCTCACCCTGCTGGTCTGCGTGGCGCTGGCACGGGCCGTCGCCACGGCCAACAGCCGGCTGCTGACCTCCCGCAAGGGCCGCGACCTGGCGGTGCTCAGCGGACTGGTGATCGCCGTGGGCATCCAGGCCGTCAACTTCGGGGCGCAGCGGCTCGGCCGGGCCGGCGGGCTCTCCGCGCTGGACCCGGCGGCGGAGGTGGTGCGCTGGGTGCCGCCCGCCTCGGCCATCGGCTCGGTGCACTCAGCCTCCCAGGGCTCCTACGGCCGGGCCGCCGTCCAGCTGCTGCTCTCCGCGGCGGCGCTGGCCCTGCTGGTGTGGTGGTGGCAGCGCAGCCTGGTGAAGCTGATGACGGCGCCGGACGGCTCGACGCTCGCCGCCGCCGAGCCGGCCCGGACGAAGTCCGGCTCGCGCGGCTCCGGCGTCTGGGCGCTGCTCCCCGAGGGGCGCACCGGCACGGTGATGCAGCGCAGCCTGCGCTACGTCGCCCGGGACCCGAAGACGAAGGCCGCGTGGGTGACGGCACTGGCCATCGGGCTGATCGTGCCGCTGCTCAACGCCCTCCAGGGCACCGGCTCCGTCTACTTCGCCTGCTTCGCCGCGGGGATGCTCGGCATCCAGATGTACAACCAGTTCGGGCAGGACACCTCCGCCTTCTGGATGGTGGCCCTGACGATTTCCTCGACCCGGGACGCGTACCTGGAGCTGCGGGCGCGCTCGCTGGCGCTGCTGTTGATCACCCTTCCCTACACGGTCCTGGTGACGGTGCTGACGTGCGCGCTGCTCGGGGACTGGGAGCAGCTGCCGGGGGTCATGGGGCTGTCGTTCGCGCTGCTGGGCGCGATGCTGGCGACGGGCGCGGTGGCCTCGGCGAACCTGCCGTACTCGATCCCGCAGGACGGCGCGTTCAAGAACGTGGCGCCGGGGCAGGCCGGGCTCGCCTGGATGTCGATCTTCGGCGGCATGGTCTCGGCCGCGCTGCTGTGCTCGCCGGTGATCGCCGCGACGATCTGGCTGCGCGTCGCCGGTGCGCAGGAGTGGCTGTGGGTGCTGCTGCCGGCGGGTGGTGTGTACGGGGCGCTGATCGCCTGGGCCGGACTGCGGGTGGCGGCGCCCCGTACGGCAAACCGGCTGCCGGAGATCCTGGCGGCGGTCAGCAAGGGGTGA
- a CDS encoding alpha/beta fold hydrolase, producing the protein MVRRIDVTGTDGVRLAAWEFADPPKERAETDRAPGVLLLHGLMGRASHWASTTRWLAERHRAVGLDQRGHGRSEKPAEGPYTRDAYVADAEAAIEQLGLAPVTLVGHSMGALTAWQLAAKRPDLVRALVICDMRASALGAASQREWEDWFKSWPVPFATLSDVRKWFGEDDPWVERPNPSRGEFFAEVMAERADGWRPVFSRRQMLQSRATWVFEAHWEELAQVDCPTLVLRGLDGELGRAEAQEMVRVLPRGQYAEVADAGHLVHYDQPDGWRAAVEPFLEQLAEDDRQPVSP; encoded by the coding sequence ATGGTGCGGCGCATCGATGTGACCGGAACCGACGGCGTACGCCTCGCGGCCTGGGAGTTCGCCGATCCGCCCAAGGAGCGCGCGGAGACCGACCGCGCCCCCGGCGTCTTACTGCTCCACGGCCTGATGGGCCGCGCCTCGCACTGGGCCTCCACGACCCGCTGGCTCGCTGAGCGGCACCGCGCGGTCGGCCTCGACCAGCGGGGCCACGGCCGCAGCGAGAAGCCCGCAGAGGGCCCGTACACGCGCGACGCCTACGTCGCCGACGCCGAGGCCGCGATCGAACAGCTCGGCCTCGCCCCCGTGACCCTCGTCGGGCACTCCATGGGAGCGCTCACCGCCTGGCAGCTCGCCGCCAAGCGCCCCGACCTGGTCCGGGCACTGGTCATCTGCGACATGCGGGCCTCCGCACTCGGCGCGGCCTCGCAGCGGGAGTGGGAGGACTGGTTCAAGTCCTGGCCGGTGCCGTTCGCGACCCTGTCCGACGTGCGGAAGTGGTTCGGGGAGGACGACCCCTGGGTGGAGCGGCCCAACCCCTCGCGCGGGGAGTTCTTCGCCGAGGTGATGGCCGAGCGCGCCGACGGCTGGCGGCCCGTCTTCTCCCGCCGCCAGATGCTCCAGTCCCGCGCCACCTGGGTCTTCGAGGCGCACTGGGAGGAGCTGGCCCAGGTCGACTGCCCGACCCTGGTGCTCCGGGGGCTGGACGGCGAGCTGGGCCGGGCCGAGGCCCAGGAGATGGTCCGGGTGCTGCCGCGCGGGCAGTACGCGGAGGTCGCCGACGCCGGCCACCTCGTCCACTACGACCAGCCCGACGGCTGGCGGGCCGCGGTCGAACCCTTCCTGGAACAGCTGGCCGAGGACGACCGGCAGCCGGTGTCCCCGTAA